GAAGCAGGCGATCGGTGGATACGTGATTAGCTTTTTTTTtaacatatattttttatgtctaGTTTTTTCATCAGGAACATTTTATATAtgtatgtttaacatttttcaaatacacagtTAACATTCTTTtttatatacacgtttaacattgtccaaatacatgattaacattttagaAAACTTTTTTATATCTACTTTtttatacacattgtacattttttatatacatcagaaacattttctATAAATATTAAACACTTTACAAATGCATTATcagtatttttcaaaaaaaaatatgcttttttcatacacattgtacattttttgtatacatcagaatcattgtttctatacacatttaacactttttaaatgcatgaaaatatttTTTAACTTTTGCATATAAATTGATTTTTATAGTGGATATTTTTAGAATATTTTGAAACAAAAAAAtgaatgcaaaaataaaaggaaaaacacTGAAGACCTgtgtccgggctgggccggcccaatCGGGCGGCTGCCTGAGCGATACGTCCTACTGTCTGGCCTCAAGCGAGACATAGGCGCGGGGACACAGTACACGATCACTGTTCATACCAAATTACGTGGACTTTGTTCAATGTTTCGTCGATTTTTTGGTTGTCTCCGGCACTGCTACCAGCAGAGCCGTTCATGAGCTACTGTATCTCATATGCTACAACGTAGGCTAACGGTCTACATGACATTCTTTCGCAGAAAAAAAAACTGTCTACATAACATTACTGGCTTAATTTTCTCACGTTGGCTATTTCACTGGCAACTGAAAAAAGTTTTTCAGTTCAGTCGAGTTTCttgcccgcaaaaaaaaaagagtttCTTGCCACATAGAAGAGCAGTGACCGAGGTTGAGACGGGGCCTCACTAACTTTCTCTGTGGTGTTCCCTAGCGAATTTTTTATTTTACTGCAATGGTCGAGGAATTTGGATTATCCACTCAACTCGATTTCTTCATAATTCATAATAGATCGTCTTGCAGTGTGTGCACCTTCTTCCTATTACGACCGCATGACCACTACACTCACAGCCTGAAGAACAACCGAACAAGTGGACCTcctttagagcatctacaaccggagcGCTCATATTCATCCCAAACGCACCCGTCTGGACAGATAACAGCTCATAACCGGACTCGGCAAATCCGGCCCAAACGCCCGGGCTGGCCGGCACTCCCCATACCCGGCCTATATCTGGGTCGGGTATGAAGACGTCCGGACGCGTCTGCCATGTAGGATTGATTGCAAGAGTCCATACAGACACACGCAAAAACCATCGGTCTGACGGGCGCCTCCTCCGTTTCTCGGTGAGGACACATTCATGGCGTCGTGTGGCGCTACTCCGGCGATCTGCCCGATGGACCAAGTCCAACTATTTAAGCTGGACGATGGCGACCCAACCCTAGCCCGTCCACATTTCTACCCTCTTCCTCCCCTCCACACCGCCAACTTCAATCCGGCAACCGTCAGCCGCTAGCCATGGCCCGATCACCACCTACGCCATCTTACTCCGGACCGGCGGTTGCAGATGCTGGAGGAGATTCGGGCCGGGCGCGAAGCTCGGATCGTAGCCGGCTTGCCtcaaccggaggaggaggaggagcaggactaGGAGTAGGCGGAGGGGCAGGGCTGGAAAAGGACAACGCGGCCGTGGAGGAGCAGGAGCCGAAAGAGGCATAACCGGAGGCTTCGATTGCAGGCTTCGCCATGGCCAATGCGCTGGCGGAGTTCAAGGTGGCCCAAACAGAGGAGGcagcggagcagcaggccatcctcgatTCCATCCAGTCAGAAGCGGAGGTGGAGGCCAACCGCCGTTTGACTATCAGGCGGACGCAGAGATATTTGCCGACGAGGAGCAAGAGGAGGCAGAGCCGGAGTCGGAGGTGCGCCCGAACGCCAATGATCACAAGGCCGGCGGCTCCAGCACAAACTTCATCAACATCTCCAACAAGAAGGACGAGTTGTGTAGTTGATAGTGGTGTAGTTTGTACGTAGATCATGTCGTTGCATGCTTTTGTGTGAAAATGATAAGCGTGAAATAGCTATTATGGTTTTTGTAGGTGAAACATAGGGTATGATCGGTCACCGTCCGCGAACGCGTCCAGACGTATCCGCAGACGTTTGGCAGCTTATATTAGCTATGTGTGATTGTACTAGGTGCTCTTACAGTACTATTATGCCATTTGTGGACGGGCTAATGGAGGTAACACCACCTACAATGACCCTATTTCGTCTCATCTACTTGGTGGCTTACCTTATGTCCTCCGCTGATTAGACGCCGGCCATTAACTGTCAACATTTATATTAAGATTACTGTGTCATATTTACTTTCATATGCGGTCGATATATGATCCAAACAGCCAGTGTGCGTTAACAAGCTGATAACATCTGGCAGCTCAAGTCTTATTCTTGGCTGTGGTGAAAGACGTTCGACTGTCTGAAACGATATTTACAAGAACATAAGATGAACCAGTTGGAAATAAAAGAAACAACAAAGAGGCTGATGTAAACACTGAGTACAAACTCACCTAAATAAAGTATAAAAACACGGAGTACAGAGTATTGGCATAAAATTCTTTGAAGCGCAATTGTCCAATGAAACTTGGAATTGACAAAGCTCTAACAAACAACCACGGCAAAGATTTGGCACACTCACATCACTGAAGCAACATAAGGAGAAATAGCTACacatctacttcctccgttcctataaatctttttagacatttcactaTACCGAAAAAGACttccgccccgctttatatataaagtaaaGATCCATATCACCcggtacaaacgcacgccaccaccacacacacccaaggcaaggaACAAAGGCGCTGAGCgtagcaacaccacccctagcactactATCACTAAGAGATGAACCCGCATACGACAAACCGTGAACTTCAAGGcagcgccttcaggaaggaaacgacgccgcccgatccaaggatcagagtttcccccggagcTGCACGACGGGCCGTGAGCGTCGCGACGACGCCTTCcagaagggaacgagcttcgccaccgccggtccgtccgaagacagaacaggttttcaccccggccaacacttactgccaccgaacgccacaccccagctaccacgccgcccacacggccatggccaccagGCAACACCAAAGCCATGGTctctgcccaagagcaccgcgcTACCGCCtacagggccgccgccccggcatccaagaccttgacaccacctcacccgaggcCCGCCGCTACCCCGACCAGAGAGACGGGTGaaaaggtcccacctttcgcacccctgggcgacCCCCAACGTCGAGACCCAATAAGCTGGCCAGCACAGGCATCCATCGACTCATCCTGCAACCCCGAGCACGAGACGAGTTCGGTCCTGCAGCACCgagagggggacgaggtcagtcctgctgcatcgtgcgcgagacaagctcggtcctgctgcactgtgcgcgagacgagctcggtcctgctgcaccgGGGGCGAGACACGGGATGGAACGCAGCTGGGAGAGGGCCAGCCCTTCGATGGAAGAAGCGCCCGGGTGCCGAGGAGATGGGGTGAAGGCCGAGACGGACCGAACGCAGACAAGCCGACGCCGGAGAAGCCGGCCGCCGCCGCAGGCAGATCCGCCGAGCCAACGGGAAGCTGCCACGACACCGGGAGGCCGCCATCATGCGTCGGgcctccccacgccgccgcccctgGCCGGAGCAATGGCCACACCAGACCGCTGCCCAACCCGCGTCGCCCGGCGAGCTCCAACCGCAGGAGCCGCCGGTCACACACCACCGAAGCCAAGCGCCGCCGGCCGACCCCCACtgccagatccggccggatccagcAGGAGGCCGTCCGCGCGCCACCTCCCTAGAAGGGAGCGCCGCAGCCACCCGCCGCGAGCGGATCCAGGACACCGGCGCGCCGCTAGCAGCCAGCCACCCCGCGGCCCCGCGAGCCCGCCACCGCGCCGCTGCGCCCCGCGGCCGCCCAACGCCACCGCTCGGAGACGCCGCCCGCGCCAGCGCACCACGAGCAGAGGGGGAgaaaggccccgccgccgccgcgcccatcGGGCTTTGCCCGaccgagctcggcggcggcggcggcaggaggggagggccggctagggtttccccccggCGCGCGCGGGCGCGTCGCGGGAGGGTGGGAAGGGGCGGCTAGggtcccccacccccccccccccccgacgcgcGCGGGCGCGTCGCGGGAGGGGTGGGGGGACATTCCAGTATAGACtacgtatggagcaaaatgagtgaatctacactctaaaatatgtctatatacatctgtatgtagtttgtagtgtaatctttaaaaagacttatatttaggaacggaggaagtaaatACCATGCAAAGCTAAACAAGAAGCTCACATCATGAGTTCAAGTAACCAAAGCATAGTTTGTGTTTTCTCATAAAGGGTGTTTTTGATTAActtaaaatgtagcatcaagcatATACAAAGTATTAAGACTTAAGAATGATACCGGCCTATGCACATACAGCTAGGATACACAAAGCCAAAAGTAACAAGTCCgactaaaaataaaaaacaaacatAATGGCAACCGCAGATGCCTATTGAGATTGAAAATTATGATCAACTGAAGGCGATGATTACAATCCCCAGCTTGTAGAATTCAGAATCTATAAATATGGCCACTTGGCCAGTCACAACCTCAGTAAtactcaagtactccctccgtccgaaaatacttatcggaggaatggatgtatctagacatattttaattctaaatacattcatttttatgcatttttgcgacaagtatttccggacggagggagtactaccataTTAGCAGTAGCTGATTGGCCAATTAGGCACTAATAACTACTTGCAGCAGTAACTAGCTAGAAAGAGGCATGGCAACAGAGATCGCGGCCACTGGCGCAAGAATGCCGGTGTCTGTGCTGGTTCTCGTGGCATTGGTCGTGGTCTGCCTGTCCGCCAACGGGGCGGCGGCGCAGCAGGCGAGCGGCGTGGCTGCAACGTACAACCTGTACAGCCCAGAGAAGATCAACTGGGACCTGCACGGCGCCAGCGTCTTCTGCGCGACGTGGGACGCCGACATGCCGCTGGCGTGGCGGCAGAGGTACGGCTGGACGGCGTTCTGCGGCCCCGCCGGCGCGCACGGCCAGCCGTCCTGCGGCCGCTGCCTCCAGGTACGTACTCCGTCCATGGATGATCCGCGTAAGAAAATGTGCATCTTGCTATGGATCGCGCGTTGTTTGATCGGTGGGACGCTGTCGCCAGGTGACGAACAGGGCGACGGGGGCGCGGGCGGTGGCGAGGGTGGTGGACCAGTGCGGCAACGGCGGGCTCGACCTTGACGCCGCCGtgttccagcagatcgacaccaaCGGAGGCGGCGCCGCCAACGGCCACCTCGTCGTCGACTATGAGTTCGTCGGCTGCCAAGACTAAATGTGCTTGGGAAATCAGTAGCCCCGGCAAGAAATAAAACGCAGTCGAAATTAATACTACTCGCGGCCTGCAGCACGTGTTATTTTCCGATTCTGAATATCTCGTCATCATGTCGATATGACAGATTTTATGTCTCATCAAAGGCACGTAATCTGGCTACTGAATAACAAATTTAGTTCATATAAACATCTTTCAGCCAGTAGGCGCGTACCATCGCGTTCAGTATTGGTTTTGACACTTGGCTATGTTTGATAGTAAAGTATTGTACGAGTCTGTTGTTTCTCCCCATTATAGCGTAATATAGGTTAGAAGGCACGAAAAAAGACATAAAAAATGCATCGATTTGGTAGTTGAGATTGAACATACAGTTTGGGAACTTATAATTTACACAATCGCAAGAACGAAACCCGTCTGCCTGTCTGGCTTGGAAGATTTCTGCATGAACAAGCAAGTCTGACCAGTAGCACCACCACCACTATCAAGGCACGCAACGCAGGCGTGCAATCTGGTTTGTTGCTTGATGCTGCATGGACCAAGTCTGCTGGAGTTGCAAAGTTCCATGTAAAATCAAGCACGAGAGTTTTGGCATTCTTGCAATTGCATATCAAACATCATAATGCCATAATGGTTAGAAAACTATCGTCGGGAAACAGCGAAGCATCTCTCTCCAGCCAACGTGGGCAAGCTTGCCAGCTTCTACTGCTGTCAGACCATGTTAGTTCCAGTACCGAAAGAAGGTTTCTCTGTGCCATGGACAAAATGGCAGTTTCAGCATCCCCGTTTTCCTCCAAATGACAAACGATATGATATGCGCGCCAACTCAACTGGCGATCAACCAAGATCACAAATAACTAGAGCAAACGTCACCTCGCCAATAGATGGTCTGTCTCCGGTCTCTCCCCCTGACTGATCTAGTGAGCATGGTTCCACTGACTGGTTTGCACAGCCCAACATCAATCACTGAAGTAACTTTCCTTTTCTCGTGATCCTCGTCCAAATGCATATCAAACAACATAGCCAGGCACAGAACTTGGTGGGTTAATATATAGTCCTCGTTCGACCGAGGAAGAATTCGGAGGATGTGAAGATTCACCTGCAAGTCATAAGAGCAGTGAAACCATGAGAAACGTGCGACGATTGAAAATCTGAGAAGGAAGCTCATAATACAAACCTCAGCTTCCATTGCACGAAGATCATTGTGCCATTTTAAATCTTCGGTCTTTTCAGAAACCAGCTGCAATCTGAAAAGTGGTGGCCTAAGAGGATACTCCATGCTAATTTTAATCTGCAATTGTAAACCAACAGTGAGAGAGCAAGCACACATGGAGATTCTTGCAACAAGGCCTATAGGAAGAGTGGCTGGAAAATTACCTTGGCTTCCAGCATGATTTTTGCACCATTCTTCAAAGTTTTACTCAAGACCATGGTGAACTCTCTGGAAGCATAATCCTCCCAGGATTTATCTATAGTGAGGCTACCTTGCTCAGTTTCTTGGTCAGCACATGCCAGCTCCTCCAACTCACTGTCACTGTCCATTAAGAAATCAAGATCATCCTCATTTCTACCAAAACTGTGTGAGATGCTTAGCTTAGATGGTGCAGAGCCCTTTGATATAAGAGATAAGCCTCTAGAATGGTTTAGAACTTCAGGTGAGACCTCTGCCTGTGATACTTTAGAATCATCTGGCATATCTTCAGAGTGAACCACAATTGGAAGCTCACCATCCTCTCTGTTACCCTCGGTTTCTTGCCCATTTGTCACAGATCTTCTCTCCAAATCACTGTCAACACTTCC
Above is a window of Triticum aestivum cultivar Chinese Spring chromosome 6B, IWGSC CS RefSeq v2.1, whole genome shotgun sequence DNA encoding:
- the LOC123138449 gene encoding pathogenesis-related protein PR-4-like, which produces MATEIAATGARMPVSVLVLVALVVVCLSANGAAAQQASGVAATYNLYSPEKINWDLHGASVFCATWDADMPLAWRQRYGWTAFCGPAGAHGQPSCGRCLQVTNRATGARAVARVVDQCGNGGLDLDAAVFQQIDTNGGGAANGHLVVDYEFVGCQD